The proteins below are encoded in one region of Stigmatopora argus isolate UIUO_Sarg chromosome 2, RoL_Sarg_1.0, whole genome shotgun sequence:
- the map1aa gene encoding microtubule-associated protein 1A isoform X2, whose amino-acid sequence MEGVTEFTEYVSDTINVPSPFDLLEPPTSGGFLKLSKPCCYIFPGGRGDSALFAVNGFNILVDGGSERKSCFWKLVRHLDRIDSVLLTHIGVDNLPGINGLFQRKIAEQEEEGNQGSGSSSSGESTKNLISPELGIVFLNVPEKLRMPESTLKVKRSIEEASLTLQYLKELGITPEPLHRPVSNTVEPITLFHKLGVGKLDMYVLNPVKESKEMQFLMQKWAGNSKAKTGILMSNGKEGEISVPYLTSVTALIVWIPHKPTEKIVRVLFPGNAPQNKIFEGLEKLKHLDFLRYPVATQKDLSSGVPLPIIKQTKIKSRTDSNESLKASPKPNYKTPKKEDIGQEEEPKSEATKENKVEKKEEKKIKTQSLKATKQQKNTAVAPVTTKSEKKISKENSIKMEKVFRMDEKQDKEKKDIKKDKVKRDENIRKEEKKENKDLKKKDTSKPELRKMTKPDLKPLTPEVRKTLHKVKSQTKTKTEMNKVVKEHAKGKKHVAESLNDEVAAAALADRSIMSSPEDLTEDFEALKRDELPKPMAETTQISEAPVHKDSKTSMPVSPDNKIPSFATRADITLARLPEKTNEVETDRKISEHIGSPQSKDSRSGIHKCYEAQTVVDYDKYSSKEGLKDMSKKSDSSEEEDEVIEKAEFEGTEDASLIKYKTQDIKKESPAKELENKSTATLASSTVALSGQGVVESASEQFSFIQDETIPGYTETEQTISDEEMHDDTEERITQLQYNVGSCDVPVLNIPKTIDSMHSLEKMKTSAVPSVVDVKPKAYMAGQLFEPASYPTVIAAPLAEEEHISSATSITEYDKMSSFATSVAEDQSIASVTAPQTEEVGRNSLLDIINNVPTRAECIQGKDYLHSAGTISPTSSLEDDKCFKSPSSDEYHHNMMEMESEDKAIAAHEEEDDEEDEDEDQTPNLDIPLGKLQEGYEHAASIMLNEKENSPSPISVSLPALSQNTRTQAASEKQSPFSIGAVGISSGIQPISPPPVSPTGFESHFRQDSDERCPSPDDSTVRLASPTQSVPTSRAYSPAEEKISKTEDEAINLKSEKAEKSVTISDNASVIGLSGDKTTLEASEESEDDSVDEDDYYIKKDLQPAVKAKLMEAKEGCFLDDDLTTEPKTSAIRTDLESLVKYSVDEKTKPEIISSDGHEADKLTTGFGSKFSPAYPSNTESSPKSAQNSNISFTGPEKSVQFSACNFPDKETKEKAVYIRQDTPYVHGKTFSYSDIYDSKPGSMESDTFQQSSIDKVEKDISRDEMGLSPYPVTTGDKTSGDKVPVPYGQESSTQFWHDSKNTSAYSTVAKESKPFDYTGSELTLAGDRPEASSSLAKDSSFSMQSDQPSTLSSKIAFKSTGSEDNDPGTCFEIDKRTARDEEDYDDDEFVGEDDEDEGDEDDDNSSVDSDMAKDTKENSEKDVKSPCSEMFTSNKPEFMVSMGGYGFNSQGKPIVKENLPSPKVADEDMADSVFLKGKSSGGSSGFTSYASGLKLDEEEFKKPHSPSQTTDKGKEDISLELSQKCFYKNEEADKDFEKPQSPDHLTKKSPDTTFQYTCTAAPGYSSSSAYSYSSSTSGSFSTSRQLGEDLETPASAEPLFEYSSFKEEHSPVIDSPFPSLTGTKDDYLEASEKQTIVTNTVESIPSLAHFSPLHYPTISAEDKKEPTSLSGFMDRQSQSDCFYKPEWSEVSSLDTAKEVRDSLTTHSKKTAVALDKEVASAALFGVTSSPRPVTEGKHYFEESDSSEEEEEGEEEEEDEGDYKQEKSSVTPYSGLTGSLTFSDKPVPSAVGQRTTNVLPDVLGSYMSSPLQATKPEPTKETAEVSASSPLLAGATASGAVVDGARIESREGAGGYKSSYEWEMPKPQIGRMPGDSPPHYRHDDEFEEECEMEPEHPTRPLSLSSTSQPFRSPFYADECSQQDDVDDDDDDEDDDEDSDQDLAGKVSKGAASSYVSHGFPGNSSCKYKQGKSDLSPSFINPSMRQLCSDEDDEEQEHQSEQSQEGDEHDMSVKRRAHKQPDNHQSFSSSIHQASGVSAGLGLATEDTPPTSISESLASQSDSEVPPGTEEFPSVTGGGNVDSDEDEDYMPIDKISATGSRQPASWKGRDPVPAPQKDPQPHPPCPDVCMVDPDSFGSASIKKDPKAKGLKKTVKNKSASPARRKRSPLPVKQTSSPRSVSLKKKEADKSSRISRLSDGQGSKDDDLSRSSYNPGKVLTNNGKGNLGSQKAGSIAPIYVDMAYIPNHCSAKNVDQEFFKRIRSAYYVVSGNDPGSGEPSRTVLDALLDGKAQWGSNLQVTLIPTHDTEVTREWYQQTHERQQELNIMVLASSSTVVMQDESFPACKIEF is encoded by the exons GAGTGGGAAAATTAGACATGTATGTCCTAAACCCAGTCAAGGAGAGCAAAGAGATGCAGTTTCTTATGCAAAAATGGGCTGGAAACAGCAAAGCAAAGACTGGTATTCTGATGTCTAATGGAAAAGAAGGAGAAATATCTGTTCCCTATTTGACATCAGTTACTGCTCTTATTGTTTGGATTCCTCACAAGCCCACAGAAAAGATAGTCAGGGTGCTCTTTCCTGGAAATGCACCACAGAACAAAATCTTTGAGGGCCTTGAGAAACTGAAACACCTGGACTTTCTGCGATATCCAGTAGCAACCCAAAAAGACTTATCATCTGGTGTACCGCTGCCCATAATCAAACAGACGAAAATAAAATCTAGAACTGACAGCAATGAAAGTCTGAAAGCTTCACCGAAACCAAACTACAAAACACCCAAAAAGGAAGACATTGGACAGGAAGAAGAGCCCAAGAGTGAAGCCACTAAAGAGAATAAAGTGGAaaagaaagaagagaaaaaaataaaaactcagagTTTGAAGGCCACCAAACAACAGAAAAATACTGCAGTTGCCCCCGTGACAACTAAGTCAGAGAAGAAAATATCAAAGGAGAATAGtatcaaaatggaaaaagtgtTCCGAATGGATGAAAAGCAAGATAAGGAGAAAAAAGACATCAAGAAAGACAAAGTAAAAAGAGATGAAAATATAAGAAAAGAGGAGAAGAAGGAAAACAAGGACCTCAAAAAGAAGGACACAAGTAAGCCAGAATTGAGAAAAATGACCAAACCTGACCTAAAACCACTGACCCCagaagtgagaaaaacattacacaaAGTCAAGAGTCAAACTAAAACAAAGACAGAAATGAATAAAGTTGTTAAGGAGCATGCCAAAGGTAAAAAGCATGTGGCTGAGAGCCTCAATGACGAGGTTGCAGCAGCAGCCCTTGCAGACAGGTCTATCATGTCTTCCCCTGAGGACCTTACAGAGGACTTCGAGGCTCTGAAAAGAGATGAGTTGCCAAAACCCATGGCTGAGACTACTCAGATATCCGAGGCGCCAGTTCATAAAGACAGTAAAACTTCAATGCCAGTTTCTCCCGATAACAAAATTCCATCATTTGCTACTCGTGCAGACATCACTTTGGCCAGATTGCCAGAGAAAACAAATGAGGTCGAAACAGATAGGAAAATATCAGAACATATTGGATCGCCTCAAAGTAAAGATTCAAGAAGTGGTATTCACAAGTGTTATGAAGCACAGACAGTTGTGGATTATGACAAGTATTCTTCAAAGGAAGGCCTAAAAGACATGTCAAAGAAGAGTGATAGCtcagaggaggaggatgaagtaATAGAAAAAGCTGAGTTTGAAGGTACGGAGGATGCTTCATTGATCAAGTATAAAACACAGGATATAAAGAAAGAAAGCCCCGCAAAGGAATTGGAAAACAAATCAACTGCAACACTGGCCTCATCCACTGTGGCACTGTCTGGACAAGGAGTAGTCGAATCAGCCTCCGAGCAATTCTCTTTTATCCAAGATGAAACCATCCCTGGTTACACAGAAACTGAACAGACCATCTCTGATGAGGAGATGCATGATGATACAGAAGAGAGAATAACACAGTTACAATATAATGTAGGATCGTGTGACGTCCCAGTCCTTAATATCCCTAAAACAATTGACTCAATGCACAGTTTGGAAAAGATGAAAACCTCTGCTGTTCCTAGTGTTGTTGATGTCAAACCCAAAGCCTACATGGCGGGTCAACTGTTTGAGCCGGCATCTTACCCTACTGTCATTGCGGCGCCTCTTGCCGAAGAAGAACACATATCCTCTGCCACATCCATAACAGAATATGACAAAATGTCATCATTTGCCACATCAGTTGCTGAAGACCAGTCTATTGCATCTGTAACGGCACCTCAGACTGAAGAGGTTGGAAGGAACTCCCTGCTTGACATCATCAACAATGTACCCACACGTGCAGAGTGTATCCAAGGAAAGGACTATCTCCATTCCGCAGGTACCATTTCACCTACCTCTTCTTTGGAAGATGACAAATGCTTTAAATCACCTTCCTCTGATGAGTACCACCACAACATGATGGAAATGGAGAGTGAGGACAAGGCCATTGCAGCTCATgaagaagaagatgatgaagaagatgaggatgaagatCAGACTCCAAATCTTGACATCCCTCTGGGTAAACTCCAAGAGGGCTACGAACATGCAGCGTCCATAATGCTGAATGAGAAAGAAAACTCGCCTTCTCCCATTAGTGTTTCTCTTCCTGCTCTCTCTCAAAATACTCGTACGCAGGCTGCCAGTGAAAAACAATCTCCCTTCAGCATAGGTGCAGTCGGAATCAGCAGTGGAATCCAACCCATATCACCACCTCCAGTTTCCCCCACAGGATTTGAGTCCCATTTCAGACAAGATAGTGATGAAAGATGTCCAAGTCCGGATGACAGCACCGTGAGACTAGCATCACCCACACAGTCAGTCCCTACAAGCAGGGCCTACTCTCCAGCAGAGGAGAAGATCTCAAAGACAGAAGATGAAGCAATAAATTTGAAGAGTGAAAAAGCTGAGAAATCAGTCACTATTTCGGATAATGCATCAGTAATTGGACTCTCAGGTGACAAAACTACGTTGGAGGCATCAGAAGAATCTGAAGATGACAGTGTGGATGAAGATGACTACTACATCAAAAAAGATCTTCAGCCAGCTGTTAAGGCTAAACTCATGGAGGCAAAAGAAGGATGCTTCCTGGATGATGACTTAACAACTGAGCCAAAGACTTCTGCGATAAGGACTGACCTTGAGAGCTTAGTAAAATACAGTGTAGATGAGAAAACCAAACCTGAAATCATTTCTTCAGATGGACATGAAGCAGATAAACTCACAACTGGGTTCGGGTCAAAATTTTCACCAGCATATCCAAGCAACACAGAAAGCTCTCCCAAAAGTGCTCAAAACAGCAATATCTCTTTCACAGGTCCTGAGAAAAGTGTTCAATTTAGTGCGTGCAATTTCCCAGATAAGGAGACAAAAGAGAAAGCCGTCTATATAAGACAAGACACTCCTTATGTACATGGTAAAACATTCTCTTACAGTGATATTTATGACAGTAAACCAGGTTCCATGGAATCGGATACATTTCAACAAAGCTCCATAGACAAGGTAGAGAAAGACATTTCAAGGGATGAAATGGGTCTGTCACCATATCCTGTGACAACAGGGGACAAGACATCAGGGGATAAAGTTCCAGTCCCCTATGGACAAGAATCTTCAACTCAATTTTGGCATGACTCAAAGAACACTTCAGCTTATTCTACAGTGGCCAAAGAATCTAAACCATTTGATTACACAGGGAGTGAATTAACTTTAGCAGGCGATAGACCTGAAGCATCTTCATCTTTGGCAAAGGATTCTTCCTTTTCAATGCAATCTGACCAACCCTCAACCCTTTCGTCAAAGATAGCATTCAAATCGACTGGCTCTGAAGACAATGATCCGGGTACATGTTTTGAGATTGATAAACGGACAGCTAGGGATGAAGAAgactatgatgatgatgagtttgtcggtgaagatgatgaagatgaaggcgatgaggatgatgataatAGTTCTGTGGATTCTGACATGGCAAAAGATACCAAAGAAAACTCTGAGAAGGATGTAAAAAGTCCTTGTAGTGAAATGTTTACGTCAAATAAGCCTGAATTTATGGTTTCCATGGGTGGATACGGCTTTAATAGTCAGGGGAAACCAATTGTGAAAGAGAACCTCCCCAGTCCAAAGGTTGCAGATGAAGACATGGCTGACTCAGTATTTTTGAAGGGTAAATCAAGTGGGGGGTCGTCAGGTTTTACCAGCTATGCCTCAGGCTTAAAGCTGGATGAAGAGGAATTTAAGAAACCCCATTCACCAAGCCAGACCACAGACAAAGGTAAAGAGGATATTAGCTTGGAGTTATCACAGAAATGTTTTTACAAGAATGAGGAGGCCGATAAAGATTTTGAGAAACCTCAATCGCCAGACCACCTAACCAAGAAATCACCGGACACAACCTTTCAGTACACATGCACTGCTGCCCCTGGGTACTCCTCTTCCTCTGCATATAGCTACTCCTCTTCTACGTCAGGCTCGTTCTCAACCAGCCGTCAGCTTGGAGAAGACTTGGAGACACCTGCCTCCGCCGAGCCACTATTTGAGTACTCCTCATTCAAAGAAGAACACTCTCCGGTCATAGATTCTCCTTTCCCCTCTCTAACTGGCACCAAAGATGATTATCTCGAAGCGTCTGAGAAACAGACCATTGTTACAAACACAGTTGAGTCCATCCCTAGCTTAGCACACTTTTCTCCTTTACATTACCCAACCATTTCTGCTGAAGACAAAAAGGAACCAACATCTCTGAGCGGTTTTATGGATCGGCAATCTCAATCAGATTGTTTCTATAAACCCGAGTGGTCGGAGGTATCAAGTTTGGACACTGCAAAAGAAGTAAGAGACTCACTAACCACACACTCTAAAAAAACAGCGGTTGCACTCGATAAAGAGGTAGCCAGTGCTGCTTTGTTTGGTGTCACTTCTTCACCACGTCCTGTTACTGAAGGGAAACATTACTTTGAGGAGAGCGACAgcagtgaagaagaagaagaaggagaagaagaagaagaagatgaaggCGATTATAAGCAGGAAAAGTCTTCAGTAACACCCTACAGCGGTCTCACGGGTTCCCTGACATTTTCTGACAAGCCAGTTCCTTCAGCTGTAGGTCAAAGAACAACTAATGTGCTCCCTGATGTCCTTGGCAGCTACATGTCCTCACCACTTCAAGCCACCAAGCCTGAGCCAACCAAAGAAACCGCAGAAGTAAGCGCAAGCTCACCACTCCTTGCCGGAGCTACAGCTAGTGGTGCGGTTGTAGACGGAGCTAGAATAGAGTCCAgagagggtgctggaggctacaAGAGCTCCTATGAATGGGAAATGCCCAAGCCCCAGATAGGGAGGATGCCTGGTGACTCTCCTCCCCATTATCGTCACGATGATGAATTTGAAGAGGAGTGTGAAATGGAACCAGAACACCCAACACGGCCACTTTCACTGTCATCGACCAGTCAGCCATTTCGCTCCCCTTTTTATGCTGATGAGTGCAGCCAACAAGATGAtgttgacgatgatgatgatgatgaggatgatgacgaAGACAGTGATCAGGATCTTGCTGGCAAAGTATCCAAAGGAGCTGCCTCTTCATATGTGAGCCACGGTTTTCCGGGAAATTCATCCTGTAAGTACAAGCAAGGTAAAAGTGACCTTTCACCTTCCTTTATCAACCCATCCATGCGGCAGCTATGtagtgatgaagatgatgaagagcAGGAACATCAAAGTGAACAGTCGCAGGAGGGCGATGAACACGACATGTCGGTAAAGAGAAGAGCTCACAAACAGCCAGACAATCATCAGTCCTTCAGCAGCTCTATTCATCAAGCCAGTGGTGTGTCAGCAGGGTTGGGTCTCGCAACAGAGGACACTCCGCCCACTTCCATAAGTGAGTCTCTCGCTTCACAGTCTGACTCTGAAGTGCCCCCGGGCACAGAAGAGTTCCCCTCAGTCACTGGTGGAGGCAACGTCGATTCAGATGAGGATGAAGACTATATGCCTATTGACAAAATATCCGCCACAGGCAGTCGTCAGCCTGCCTCCTGGAAGGGCCGCGATCCAGTTCCCGCACCTCAAAAGGACCCCCAGCCGCATCCTCCATGTCCCGATGTCTGTATGGTGGACCCTGACTCTTTTGGCAGTGCCTCAATCAAGAAAGACCCGAAGGCAAAAGGCTTGAAGAAAACTGTGAAAAACAAATCGGCATCCCCAGCCAGGCGTAAGAGGTCGCCCTTGCCTGTCAAACAGACATCATCTCCTCGTAGTGTGTCGTTAAAAAAGAAGGAGGCTGACAAGAGTTCACGGATCTCTCGCCTGTCAGATGGACAAGGCTCAAAAGATGATGATCTCTCAAGATCAAGCTACAATCCTGGCAAAGTGCTAACCAATAACGGCAAAGGCAATTTGG GTTCTCAAAAGGCTGGTTCAATAGCTCCTATTTATGTTGACATGGCCTACATCCCTAACCACTGCAGCGCCAAGAATGTAGATCAAGAATTTTTCAAACGTATTCGCTCTGCATACTATGTGGTAAGTGGGAATGATCCTGGAAGTGGTGAACCAAGCCGAACAGTTCTGGATGCACTGCTGGATGGCAAAGCTCAGTGGGGGTCAAATCTTCAG GTGACGCTGATTCCCACTCATGACACCGAAGTGACTCGTGAGTGGTACCAGCAGACGCACGAGCGGCAACAGGAGCTCAACATCATGGTCCTGGCGTCGAGCAGCACTGTTGTCATGCAGGATGAGTCTTTCCCCGCTTGCAAGATTGAGTTCTAG